From Sceloporus undulatus isolate JIND9_A2432 ecotype Alabama unplaced genomic scaffold, SceUnd_v1.1 scaffold_38, whole genome shotgun sequence:
ATCTTAACAAACCATCAACAAAATAAACTACTATACTACCAAAGAAACTTACTTTGCCCTTCACTGTTACCACTGGCTTTTGTCACTGAAGAAGTTAGTCCCTGATTCATAAAGTTATCAGCATTTGAATTATTCCAATCACTGATGGTGAGGGTAGGTTTTGAACCAACAGCTGTAGTACCTGAGGTAAAGGCAGAGAAAAAAGAGGCAAGGAAAATATGACAAGCTTTTTTTGACAAGCTTTTCAATATGATCCCCTCCAAAATATATGGTGTCTTTATTTCAATAAAACAGCACCTAGTTTTTATATTTTCCTGTATTCTGTATTTAGCCTAGAGTTTAGGTATTCTCCTCTACTTCAAGCATAAGAAGTGTGGAATTTGTTTGGCATTATAATGTTTACTATTTATACAACAGAATTACTTAAGTCTCTTCTTGGCAGTGTGATATTAACTtgcatttattatgttttatgtatttgttaattTTGGCTATTACTGTAGCAATATTTGggttaatgttttttaatgtatgtcatttatttatttatttataaaatgtttttaattgcactttttgtttgtttgtttgttttttaatgctgtgaagccgctctgagtcccagtcctgggaaaagagcgggatataaataaataaaataaataatgtttcaaTAATCTCTCAACAGTAACTTTctaacttttattattataaacaacATGTCAAGAGAGGGAACCATAATAAAATTAATCCTACCCAAAAACAGAAACATCAAATTTATGTCCAATGCATATATAAATaacaaatttgtttttcattACAAATCAGTGAAGTAACCTCTTTCTTCAACATATGTAATGAAGTTCTAATAGTGAAAGGATTGCCAGTCAAACATGATCTTGCATAAAGAGAAGCCACATCTTGCATATTTCTAGTACACCAACAAATGGGTGAAAAGTGACACAAAGGTTCAAGACACAcgtcagaaataacccagtttgagatcattttaactgcgctgactcagtgctagggaatcctgggaactgtagtttgttgtggcaccagagctctctgacagagaagactaaatatctcacaaaactatagttcccagaattccctagtattgacccaggacagttaaactggtctcaagctggattatttatgcagtatttTCAACCATAATTTCTTCTCCTAACAGTAGATGCACATGACATTGGGATCAAATGGCAAGTACATATTTTTAGGGATGCTTCCCACAAATATTTGGTTTACGTTCGTATACAATGTGTTCATATACAATGGAATTGAAAGTGTTTGCTTTAAAAACTGGTGCAAGTTCGTAACAAAAAATGTATTGCTAATTGACGATTATGGAAAACTCTTGACAAATCATGCATTTTCATTAATACAATCTCTTAACTTTTGGAGAGATagcttcatttatgtatttactaATTACAtttctatctcacctttcttccaatgagctcaCAGGGGCAAATGCAGCTGTCCTCGTTTTATTCTCACAATAAACCTGTGAGGTAGTTCAGGGTGAGAAATGGGACTACTCAAGATCCAAGTCCCAGTTTGACAGCCTAACTACAGGACTGGCTCTCTGTACTTTTCTTTAGCATCATTATCTCTTTATACAATATTCATTCATATAAGTGGGAAggcactgtttctttttcttgcagacaggaaatgtgggaaagatGTGAACTTATTCACCTAAATTTATATATGAGCAGAGAAGTGAACAAATCTTCCCTAAGCCCAAATCTTTTATAAATTTCACAAATAAATCATAAACAGCTTTCGGGGAACCCTTAGCATTGCTTGAGCAACCGGAGTACTGGATACAGcagaacaaagaagaagaaaacactcaATTTAGCATCAGTATATCCTAGGCTACAGGAAGTAAAATCGGTAACTTTATATTAAAACCAGTATaagttgaactatgactctggagagcagggttcaaatccctactcggctatggaaacccactgggtgaccctggtcaagtcatactctcacagcctcagaggatgcaatggcaacccctctctgaagaaacttgccaagaaaatcccgtttTGCTTtaaggtcacaataagtcagaaacgacttgaaggtacataacacacACAGAAAGCATTTAACAACATAGTCTGATCAAAAACATTTCTCTACAGTTACAAATATTGAAACACAAGTATTTTTCTACTGTCTATGTAAGCAAGTCACAAAAATGAGATTTCTCCCTATATATCCCACCTCACAACATCCTTCTGTTCAAAGAGCTTTTTAATATCAAGAATGAAGTCCATAAACATTATTGCTCActgaaaagaaaattagcatCCCTGAATAATAGAATGAAATATTACAGTGTCATTAGTGACTCATTTTTGGATGACCAACTCTTATTATTTCCTAACACATCATTTGTTAGTACTAACATCCTTATCTTCAGGATTTTATTTGCACACTGCTGCCAACGTAACATGGGATACAGAATGCAGATTCTGAATCGCAAAAATAAGTATTCATGTTTTGTATCTACATCCTTATGTGATTTACTATTTAATTCATCATATAGGATGAAACAAACAACTATCCAAAAATGGAACACTACACCTAGtgtggaacaacaacaactatagaatcagagaaaaaaatatatcactgTGGAACAAATGAAATAGAGTAACTTAATTCTTGCATCTAGCATCATACCTGTTTAATTGATTAACAGGATCACATGACAAGAGGATATGACAATTAACTATGAATTacaaataaaggaaaaataataattaccacCAGAAGCTTTCATTTGCGTAAGAATCCCAGCTCTCATGTTTGGTAGAGTCTGGGTTTTCAAAGGACCATCAGAGACTTGTAAGGATGCAGTCCCATCTGGAAAAGCTGGCTTCACTAAAAGTTCATTCCTTGGGGCAATTCGTGGCATGGTGGAAGACTGGATGTAAGGACCAACTGCTGCCACTCGGCTTGGAGTAGATACCACTGGCTGTGACTGATTCCCATCAGAGGTCACCTAAACAAGATACGTAAAGATTAAGAACTAAATATTACAACTCAGCTACTGGAGAAGCAGAGAGAAACACAGTAGCGCTTTTATATAAGAAAGGTATTTTGACAGCCTTCCGGCATCCTTTCTTACAAAGAAAGcaccaaagggggaaaaagcacTCTTCCCCATATAAAAGAAGAAATAGGTTAATAGTGATGTATTATTTAAAGTGATTTTCATACTACAAGGGAAATACTACAAGGGAATAGATAGGATGCAGCAGACACATAGCCCCTCAACAACTTCTCATCCACACTCAGCatgtaaaatacataaaatatgttCTGGTGATAGAAGTGGACAgtaattttgttttggtttgtgatgatgatgatgataattattattatttggcactCACCGgtacattttctttttgctgcagcGCAGCCTTTTTCTTCCACAGCCGTTCCCTCAACTCATTAACACGCTTATCCATAACTGCCACCTCTGAGTTGCGTTTGTTTAAGCAGTCCCTCTGTTGCTGCAGCTTGGCATTCTGCTCCTGGTTCAGTTTGTTCCTCAGCTGAATGCATTCAGGACAGGAAATCAAGAATTCAGCACAAATAACTTTCAAAGTAGGTGCcatgaggaaaataaaaaaaaagttatgggGGTTCTAAAAACATTGGACAATCTCCAACTTTTGGAGAGATagcttcatttatgtattttacaGAATGTagaatgtattatgtattttacagAATGCCaagtagtattttaaaaatctacataaCACAGAAGATGTTAAACTTCAACAATTTTGGCACTCTTGTCAGAACAGACAAAGAGCCAGAGCACATTCCTTTGCAAAGTAATGTGTGACCATTACATCTGCAGTTACCTGAAGCTCCTTGTACAAGCGGTCAAGTTCAGCTACAGCCGACTGGTTGTCATGGTAACCATCAATCCGGCCATTCTTGAGCATCTCCAATTGCCTAGTAAGTTCTTCTACCTTTGACACAGCCAGTACCAGTTCTCGTTGTTTTTGCTGGAACAAACTGTTCATCTGCTCAATCTCCTCCACTGCAGAGGAAGACAGAATACAATAGCTCTAGCTGAGAAATGACCAAATGTTGGCTGCTTCCAAGGCAGCTGTTTAGGGGACAGGAACACCCTCCAGCTCTCCAACACAGAGCCAAAAGAAAGCTACCCTAATCTTCAACTTTAACAGAAATATTTACAAATTTAtcaacttcaaatatttaaaaggggcTTTATCACAAGAAAGCTTTTCTGAACGGTATTGTTCTGAACTAAACATTACAACAAGGCTACATAAGATAAATGTAGCTATACATACTGTGATCTTTTAAGGAAAATACTTAGTTCTCATGGGATTAAATGAGAAATGGAGGGAGATGAAAGGCAAaagtatatacagtcatccctcggTTTTTGCGGGGCATCCATTCCGCCCTGCCCCccgcaaaaacaaaaaatcaacaatattcaagccccactgacTTGAATGGTTGTGTGTGCCTGCTGGCACCCACGGGCACGcatcccattttgtccccctctgtttgctgcCCACAGATTGGTGAAGGACGTGGAttccaagtccacaaaaacaaAGGGGCAACTGCATATTATAAATTTAAGGTTTAAAGAATGAAGCCTTgtataaaataatacagaaaagagagaaaataaaatagagaaattACAGCATGCAAAGATACTTCCTTGTTCTAAAACATTATTTCTAGAAAACTAAGTGTGGGgggaacattttttttcagcATGAGAACCATTATTAACTTGcagaaaagcctatgaaaagATCTGAATGTCAGCAGTGATCTGGAGCACACATGAGCAGCTGGCAAGACCCATGCCTCTCCCTCATCTCACACCCTCACAGACACAGTCATTCTCATCTTCCTAtccattttttctccttcctttcaatCCTCACTTTTTTCTCTCCACCACAtcacttttttctctcctctcccaaaaATACCaacttggctttttaaaagcacccACTGAAACCAAacagatggcttttaaaaaaaaagtctagttCTGACTCTCCCAACTTGA
This genomic window contains:
- the LOC121917661 gene encoding apoptosis-stimulating of p53 protein 2-like, whose translation is MFLTVYLSNNEQHFTEVPITPETTCRDVVDLCKEPGETECHLAEVWCGSERPVPDNERMLDLLQRYGAQRSEVRFFLRHERSPSRETGSGTSVKRNGVKIAGERRTENGVSAPRMDMTLAELQEMASRQQHQIEAQQQMLANKEQRLKFLKQQDQRQQQQAAEQEKLKRLKEIAENQEAKLKKVRALKGHVEQKRLSNGKLVEEIEQMNSLFQQKQRELVLAVSKVEELTRQLEMLKNGRIDGYHDNQSAVAELDRLYKELQLRNKLNQEQNAKLQQQRDCLNKRNSEVAVMDKRVNELRERLWKKKAALQQKENVPVTSDGNQSQPVVSTPSRVAAVGPYIQSSTMPRIAPRNELLVKPAFPDGTASLQVSDGPLKTQTLPNMRAGILTQMKASGGTTAVGSKPTLTISDWNNSNADNFMNQGLTSSVTKASGNSEGQSKFLW